A part of Leptospirales bacterium genomic DNA contains:
- a CDS encoding 4-oxalocrotonate tautomerase family protein encodes MPYISVRVAGALSAEQKRKIVARITQVMQEEAGKPPESTYIVIDEVSRDNWAKSGKILSES; translated from the coding sequence CTATATCAGCGTTCGCGTCGCCGGAGCCTTGAGTGCCGAGCAGAAGCGCAAGATTGTCGCTCGCATCACTCAGGTGATGCAGGAAGAAGCAGGAAAGCCGCCCGAATCGACCTATATCGTAATCGATGAAGTCTCCAGAGATAACTGGGCAAAATCAGGCAAGATTCTTTC